The following proteins come from a genomic window of Pseudomonas sp. WJP1:
- a CDS encoding LysR family transcriptional regulator: MLLFSAIAKRASFIAAGMELGISPAHVSKRTAALEVTLRCKLFNRTTRRVSITSDGEVMLVWAQTIMDNVNGMLETSLGDRVEPRGTLRISTSHRMGRFHIAPILALLRKRYPKMEVWLELVDRRMIAVVPLRLALHCDGLTMLEPPVDIPGFSKMVAWHERTHRDAGQAWLRSLLIETCQTLG, translated from the coding sequence TTGCTCCTCTTCTCGGCGATCGCCAAACGCGCCAGCTTCATCGCGGCAGGCATGGAACTCGGTATCTCCCCCGCCCATGTCAGCAAACGCACCGCCGCATTGGAAGTGACCTTGAGGTGCAAGCTGTTCAACCGAACAACCCGACGAGTCTCGATTACCTCGGATGGCGAAGTGATGCTGGTCTGGGCCCAGACCATTATGGACAATGTCAACGGCATGCTAGAAACCTCGCTGGGTGACCGGGTCGAACCCAGGGGAACGTTGAGGATCAGCACCAGCCATCGCATGGGTAGATTCCATATCGCCCCGATTCTGGCGCTGCTTCGAAAGCGCTATCCGAAGATGGAGGTCTGGCTGGAGCTCGTCGATCGTCGCATGATTGCCGTGGTGCCTCTTCGGCTGGCCTTGCACTGCGATGGCCTGACAATGCTCGAGCCACCGGTCGATATACCCGGTTTCAGCAAAATGGTGGCCTGGCATGAGCGGACACACCGTGACGCGGGTCAGGCGTGGCTACGATCACTCTTGATCGAAACTTGCCAGACGCTTGGCTGA
- a CDS encoding LysE family translocator, with the protein MTLSVFVAFWAVSILFVITPGADWAYAISAGLRGRVVIPAVGGLLCGHLIATAIVAAGVGTLVTNHPFALSVLTVAGAGYLLWLGINMLARPATPHADCIQASSSWKRWVLKGLCVSGLNPKVFLLFLALLPQFTDVAAAWPVPMQMIALGLIHTLSCGVIYLLVGFASQAVLKARPAAARLVSRFSGMAMIIIAAILLSEQMLG; encoded by the coding sequence ATGACCTTGAGTGTTTTCGTTGCCTTCTGGGCGGTATCCATCCTGTTCGTCATCACACCGGGTGCCGATTGGGCCTATGCGATTTCCGCCGGGCTGAGGGGGCGAGTCGTCATCCCTGCCGTAGGCGGGTTGCTCTGCGGCCATTTGATAGCCACCGCGATTGTGGCCGCTGGTGTCGGGACGCTGGTGACCAACCACCCCTTTGCTTTATCGGTGCTCACCGTTGCGGGGGCGGGTTACCTGCTGTGGTTGGGTATTAACATGCTTGCCCGCCCCGCTACACCGCACGCTGATTGCATCCAGGCGTCGAGTTCCTGGAAACGCTGGGTGCTCAAGGGCCTTTGCGTAAGCGGGCTGAATCCGAAAGTGTTCCTGCTGTTCCTGGCACTGCTGCCTCAATTCACTGACGTGGCGGCTGCCTGGCCCGTACCGATGCAGATGATTGCGTTGGGTCTCATCCACACCCTCAGTTGTGGCGTTATCTATCTGCTGGTTGGATTCGCCTCACAGGCTGTGCTCAAGGCTCGTCCAGCCGCGGCTCGCCTGGTAAGCCGTTTTTCCGGGATGGCCATGATCATCATCGCGGCAATTTTGCTCAGCGAGCAGATGCTGGGTTAA
- a CDS encoding LysR family transcriptional regulator, whose product MELRELDLNLLLVFNQLLIDRRVSTAADNLELTQPAVSNALKRLRTTLNDELFVRTYQGMEPTPYACQLAEPVALAIQTLRDALSRQDTFDPLTSSRRFTMAMTDIGEIYFMPRLMDAFAERAPGCSISTLNNNADTLAEGLQNGAIDLAVGLLPHLQAGFFQQRLFHHRYVCLCRKGHPATREPLTLERYCSYHHVRVVAANTGHGIVDNFLARAGIERNVRLEVPHFVAIGQILQRTDLLATVPERFASSCEEPFGLTVIAPPVDLPTIEINLFWHTRYNKDPANRWLRQLMFELFSD is encoded by the coding sequence ATGGAATTACGAGAGCTGGATCTCAACCTGCTGTTGGTGTTCAACCAACTGTTGATCGACCGCAGGGTCTCGACGGCAGCGGATAATCTTGAACTGACCCAGCCCGCTGTGAGCAACGCGCTGAAGCGATTGCGTACGACCTTGAACGATGAACTCTTCGTGCGCACTTACCAGGGAATGGAACCCACGCCTTATGCTTGTCAGTTGGCCGAGCCGGTAGCATTGGCCATCCAGACGCTGCGCGATGCGCTGAGTCGACAGGATACGTTTGATCCGCTCACCAGCAGTCGCAGATTCACCATGGCAATGACGGACATTGGTGAAATCTACTTCATGCCGCGGCTGATGGATGCCTTCGCTGAACGCGCGCCAGGTTGCTCCATCAGCACACTGAACAACAACGCGGATACCCTGGCCGAAGGACTGCAAAACGGTGCGATCGACCTTGCAGTCGGGTTGCTGCCCCACCTTCAGGCGGGCTTTTTCCAGCAACGTCTCTTCCACCACCGCTACGTGTGCCTGTGTCGCAAAGGCCATCCTGCCACCCGGGAACCGTTGACACTTGAGCGTTATTGCAGCTATCACCACGTTCGTGTGGTAGCGGCGAACACAGGGCACGGCATCGTTGATAACTTCCTCGCGCGCGCTGGCATCGAACGAAATGTACGGTTGGAGGTTCCTCACTTCGTCGCGATAGGTCAGATACTTCAGCGCACGGACTTGCTGGCGACCGTACCCGAACGGTTCGCCAGCAGTTGCGAAGAGCCCTTCGGGCTCACGGTCATAGCGCCACCTGTGGATCTACCGACCATCGAAATCAACCTGTTCTGGCATACCCGATATAACAAGGATCCGGCCAATCGGTGGTTGCGGCAGCTGATGTTCGAGCTGTTCTCCGATTGA
- the treS gene encoding maltose alpha-D-glucosyltransferase: MTTAEKNHVAWLVEQSMLHAARQRAKLYSGQCRMWQHPYAHTRPRDASALASVWFTAYPPSIVTRENGTVLEALGDESLWHALSKIGIQGIHNGPLKMSGGLMGTEHTPTIDGNFDRISFNIDPQLGTEAQLQALSRMAAAHNAVIIDDVIPSHTGKGADFRLAEMAFEDYPGLYHMVEIREEDWPLLPDIAQGRDAQNLSPQQVDALRDKHYIVGQLQRVIFFEPGVKETDWSATPIVVGVDGKPRRWVYLHYFKEGQPSLNWLDPTFAAQQMIIGDALHAIDVMGAKILRLDANGFLGVERKLDGTAWSESHPLSITGNQLLGGAIRKAGGFSFQELNLTVDDIAAMSHGGADLSYDFITRPAYQHALLMGDTEFLRLMLRQMHALGIDPGSLIHALQNHDELTLELVHFWTLHAHDTFLYQGQTFPGNILREHIREQMYECLSGEHAPYNLKFVTNGVSCTTASIITAALGIRDLDAITPADLQQIRQIHLLLVMYNAMQPGVFALSGWDLVGALPLPAEQVAHLMNDGDTRWIHRGAYDLADLNPEAPLSAGLMPRPTTLYGSLPTQLKDPNSFASQLKKILAARRAYDIAASRQILVPDVQHPGLLIMVHELPAGKGTQITALNFGSTPITESLHLPNIAPGPVVDIINERVEGDLTPEGEFTITLDAYEGLALRVVSNSPMIQ; encoded by the coding sequence ATGACGACTGCTGAGAAGAACCATGTGGCCTGGCTGGTCGAGCAATCCATGCTGCATGCAGCAAGGCAGCGGGCAAAGCTTTATTCGGGACAATGTCGTATGTGGCAGCATCCGTATGCGCATACCCGTCCCCGCGATGCGTCGGCCCTGGCTTCGGTTTGGTTCACCGCGTATCCGCCATCCATTGTTACTCGCGAAAATGGCACCGTGCTGGAAGCACTGGGCGACGAAAGCCTGTGGCATGCGCTCTCTAAAATCGGCATCCAGGGCATTCACAATGGCCCGCTTAAAATGTCAGGCGGCCTGATGGGGACTGAACATACGCCTACGATCGACGGTAATTTTGACCGCATCAGTTTCAATATTGACCCGCAACTGGGTACTGAAGCGCAGCTTCAGGCACTGTCCCGCATGGCCGCTGCGCACAATGCAGTCATCATTGATGATGTTATCCCGTCTCATACTGGAAAAGGCGCGGATTTTCGCTTGGCCGAGATGGCCTTTGAAGATTATCCCGGGCTCTACCATATGGTGGAAATCCGCGAAGAGGATTGGCCACTGCTGCCCGACATTGCACAAGGGCGCGACGCACAAAACCTCAGCCCTCAGCAAGTCGATGCTCTGCGAGACAAGCATTACATCGTTGGCCAACTGCAACGGGTTATTTTTTTTGAGCCTGGGGTCAAGGAAACCGACTGGAGCGCGACACCGATCGTTGTGGGTGTTGATGGCAAGCCAAGACGCTGGGTTTACCTGCATTATTTCAAGGAGGGACAACCATCGTTGAACTGGCTGGATCCGACTTTCGCCGCGCAGCAGATGATCATCGGAGACGCGCTGCACGCCATCGACGTCATGGGGGCGAAAATTTTGCGCCTCGACGCCAACGGATTCCTCGGTGTCGAGCGAAAACTCGATGGTACGGCCTGGTCAGAGAGCCATCCGTTATCGATCACCGGTAACCAGCTACTCGGTGGGGCGATCCGCAAAGCCGGTGGTTTCAGTTTTCAGGAGCTGAATCTGACCGTTGACGATATCGCCGCCATGTCCCACGGCGGCGCTGATCTCTCGTACGACTTCATCACCCGACCTGCCTACCAGCATGCGTTGCTGATGGGGGATACAGAATTCCTGCGATTGATGTTGCGCCAGATGCACGCCCTGGGCATCGATCCGGGGTCGCTGATCCATGCCTTGCAGAACCATGACGAACTGACCCTGGAACTGGTGCATTTCTGGACCCTGCATGCCCATGACACATTCCTGTACCAAGGCCAGACGTTCCCCGGGAACATTTTGCGCGAGCATATTCGCGAGCAAATGTACGAATGCCTGTCCGGAGAGCACGCTCCCTATAATCTGAAATTTGTCACCAACGGCGTGTCGTGCACCACCGCCAGCATTATCACTGCCGCGTTGGGGATTCGTGACCTCGATGCAATTACTCCCGCAGATCTCCAACAGATACGCCAGATTCATTTGTTATTGGTGATGTACAACGCGATGCAACCGGGGGTATTCGCGTTATCTGGCTGGGACCTCGTGGGCGCGCTGCCATTGCCTGCAGAACAGGTCGCGCATTTGATGAACGATGGCGATACACGCTGGATCCATCGTGGTGCCTACGATCTGGCTGACCTGAATCCGGAGGCGCCGCTATCGGCCGGCCTGATGCCGCGTCCGACAACCTTGTACGGCAGCCTGCCCACTCAATTGAAAGACCCGAATTCGTTTGCCTCGCAACTGAAGAAAATTCTTGCGGCTCGCCGCGCCTACGATATTGCTGCCAGTCGGCAGATTCTGGTTCCGGACGTCCAGCACCCTGGGCTGCTGATCATGGTTCACGAATTGCCGGCGGGCAAAGGTACGCAAATCACCGCGCTGAACTTCGGCTCGACACCGATCACCGAATCCCTGCACCTGCCCAATATCGCTCCGGGGCCTGTGGTCGATATCATCAATGAGCGGGTTGAGGGCGATCTGACACCCGAGGGTGAATTCACCATCACGCTGGATGCTTATGAAGGATTGGCGCTACGCGTGGTCAGCAACTCGCCGATGATCCAATAG
- the salA gene encoding salicylate 1-monooxygenase has protein sequence MHSSQSVLHIGIVGGGIAGVALALDLCRHAHLSVQLFEAAPAFGEVGAGVSFGANAVRAIAGLGIAEPYQQIADRTLDPWQDIWFEWRRGGDAGYLGASLAEGVGQSSVHRADFLDALASQLPEGVARFGKRAVSVEQETEQAHVLFSDGSEHRCDLLIAADGIKSSIRDHVLQGLGQPLAAPRFSGTCAYRGMIDSQQLRAAYRARGVDEHLVDVPQMYLGLDAHILTFPVKQGRLINVVAFTSDRSRPEPSWPSDSPWVRNASQAEMLAAFDGWGDAARVLLECIAQPTFWALHELDELAGYVHGRVGLIGDAAHAMLPHQGAGAGQGLEDAWLLARLLADPQVLVSRPQAVLEVYDAIRRPRACRVQRTSWEAGELYELRDPAVADNEQMLGKTLAERFDWLWNHDLQSDLQQAREQLGWKELA, from the coding sequence ATGCATTCATCTCAATCTGTCTTGCACATCGGTATTGTCGGCGGCGGCATCGCCGGCGTGGCGTTGGCTCTCGATCTGTGCCGCCATGCCCATCTCAGTGTCCAGTTGTTCGAAGCGGCCCCGGCCTTTGGTGAAGTAGGTGCCGGTGTCTCCTTCGGCGCCAACGCCGTGCGTGCCATCGCCGGCCTGGGCATTGCCGAACCTTATCAGCAGATCGCTGATCGCACGCTGGATCCCTGGCAGGACATCTGGTTCGAATGGCGTCGTGGCGGGGATGCCGGTTATCTGGGCGCGAGCCTGGCCGAAGGTGTCGGGCAGTCGTCAGTGCACCGCGCTGATTTTCTCGACGCCCTGGCCAGCCAGCTGCCAGAGGGGGTTGCCCGGTTTGGCAAACGGGCAGTGAGCGTGGAGCAGGAAACCGAACAAGCCCACGTGCTTTTTTCCGATGGCAGCGAGCACCGCTGTGATCTGCTGATTGCTGCTGACGGAATCAAGTCGTCGATTCGTGATCATGTGCTTCAAGGCCTCGGCCAGCCCCTTGCGGCACCGCGCTTTAGTGGCACTTGCGCCTACCGCGGGATGATCGACAGTCAACAGTTGCGCGCCGCTTACCGTGCTCGCGGGGTCGACGAGCACCTGGTCGACGTCCCGCAGATGTACCTCGGGCTCGACGCGCATATCCTCACGTTTCCGGTCAAACAAGGGCGGCTTATCAACGTGGTGGCGTTCACCTCCGATCGCAGTCGACCGGAGCCGTCCTGGCCAAGCGATTCCCCATGGGTTCGCAATGCCAGCCAGGCAGAAATGCTTGCCGCTTTCGACGGCTGGGGCGATGCGGCGCGGGTGCTGCTCGAGTGCATTGCGCAGCCGACGTTTTGGGCCCTGCACGAACTCGATGAGCTGGCGGGCTACGTACACGGGCGTGTGGGGCTGATTGGCGACGCGGCTCACGCCATGTTGCCGCACCAGGGCGCTGGCGCAGGGCAGGGGCTCGAAGATGCCTGGCTGTTGGCACGACTGCTGGCCGATCCACAGGTTTTGGTGAGCCGGCCGCAAGCTGTGCTTGAGGTTTATGACGCTATTCGTCGCCCCCGTGCCTGTCGTGTGCAACGCACGTCCTGGGAAGCGGGCGAGCTTTACGAACTGCGTGATCCGGCAGTAGCCGATAACGAGCAGATGTTGGGCAAAACCCTCGCCGAGCGTTTCGACTGGCTGTGGAATCACGATCTGCAATCGGACCTGCAACAGGCGCGTGAGCAATTGGGCTGGAAGGAGCTCGCTTAG
- a CDS encoding MFS transporter: MTAYRLTFLISGLCMGAWAPLVPYARSRAGVDDGALGVLLLCLGLGSLVMMPLAGILNARKGCRFTMHVGIALVSLTLPLLATTHSFAGLMFALTVFGAGCGSVDVTMNVQGVMVERATGRSLMSGFHGLFSLGTIVSAAGMTALLWLGATPLLASSAVMVALLAFVLTYGHQMLGRSGDEGSPIFVRPTPKVLWLGVLCLFAFLAEGAILDWSAVFLAQVRGVEHSIAGLGYAAFAVMMALGRLSGDRILLKLGSRAVLIGGGLIVMLGFTIVVLVTDWLMNLAGFAVIGIGLANIAPVYLSLAGAQQTMPGELAIAAATSLGYLGILMGPAVIGLFAHATSLSLALLAVASLMIAVIASATRLVPKGSRQRLH; encoded by the coding sequence ATGACGGCCTATCGGCTGACGTTTCTTATATCAGGCCTGTGCATGGGGGCCTGGGCCCCCCTGGTTCCTTATGCGCGCAGTCGCGCCGGGGTCGACGACGGTGCGTTAGGTGTGCTCCTGCTATGCCTCGGCCTGGGCTCCCTGGTGATGATGCCGCTTGCCGGCATTCTGAACGCCAGGAAAGGCTGCCGCTTCACGATGCACGTCGGCATCGCGCTGGTGTCGCTGACATTGCCCCTGCTGGCGACGACGCATTCGTTTGCCGGCCTGATGTTCGCCCTGACCGTTTTCGGTGCCGGGTGCGGCTCAGTCGACGTCACGATGAACGTACAAGGGGTGATGGTAGAGCGCGCCACTGGCCGATCATTGATGTCAGGCTTTCATGGGTTGTTCAGCCTGGGAACGATTGTCAGTGCGGCCGGTATGACCGCGTTGCTGTGGCTCGGCGCCACGCCATTGCTGGCCAGCAGCGCCGTGATGGTGGCACTGCTGGCATTTGTACTGACATACGGTCATCAGATGCTGGGGCGAAGTGGCGATGAAGGCAGCCCGATATTTGTCAGGCCGACTCCTAAAGTCTTGTGGCTCGGTGTGCTCTGCCTGTTCGCGTTTCTCGCTGAAGGCGCGATTCTCGACTGGAGCGCAGTGTTTCTCGCACAGGTTCGGGGCGTGGAGCATTCGATCGCCGGCCTTGGCTATGCGGCGTTTGCCGTAATGATGGCTTTGGGACGATTGAGTGGCGACCGGATTCTGCTGAAACTGGGTTCGCGCGCGGTGCTCATCGGTGGCGGCCTGATTGTCATGCTGGGCTTCACGATAGTGGTACTGGTGACGGACTGGCTCATGAACCTGGCGGGGTTCGCCGTTATCGGCATTGGATTGGCGAACATTGCCCCGGTCTACCTATCGCTGGCGGGTGCTCAACAGACGATGCCGGGGGAGTTGGCGATTGCCGCGGCAACCAGTCTCGGTTACCTCGGGATCTTGATGGGCCCGGCCGTCATCGGGCTCTTCGCCCATGCGACGAGCCTGTCCTTGGCGTTACTGGCAGTCGCCTCATTGATGATCGCGGTCATTGCCAGTGCCACTCGACTGGTTCCGAAGGGTTCTCGTCAACGGTTACACTGA
- a CDS encoding MFS transporter — protein MKNLQRTPIPTRIRKARIATFLGFMMIGAMMYIWSTGVSVFRAQLGFTGELGDANFGLIALGIGVGSAAGALLVGRLLDTFGAKPVITVCAVAYPLSIIPLGFISGFWFAMCFGVVLGLLRGALDTALNAHGVQVERFYQRSIMSGFHAFYSLGGFLLGMACSWLTGFYTDSVQVPFTVLGIAMLIVGCVFSRWLLGKHDVPLASSGDWQTGARSPDDIDNGPSAKTLLVMIALGVLLLGSMMGENAIADWGQEYIRREFSATTSTAGMAVSIFVGAAFVGRLFGDRLAAAFGNAQVVFGCGTVCVLGMTLTIVGGTAVTGILGFALFGLGLSCIAPLMISAAGRRDSKHAGRNIGIVNCIGFSGMLVGPAAITVIVSHFGLGSLMFFPLIMLGLLATFGPLLMRAPKKAVGVKQPSTTSTDLSKTKNV, from the coding sequence ATGAAAAACCTTCAAAGAACACCGATCCCCACTCGCATCCGCAAGGCGCGTATCGCGACCTTCCTCGGCTTCATGATGATCGGTGCAATGATGTACATCTGGTCGACCGGGGTAAGTGTCTTCAGGGCACAACTGGGTTTTACCGGCGAACTGGGGGATGCGAATTTCGGTTTGATCGCGCTCGGGATCGGGGTCGGTTCCGCTGCCGGTGCACTGTTGGTGGGCCGCCTGCTGGACACCTTTGGTGCAAAACCGGTCATCACTGTGTGCGCAGTCGCCTATCCGCTTTCCATTATCCCGCTGGGTTTCATCAGCGGTTTCTGGTTTGCAATGTGTTTCGGCGTTGTGCTGGGACTGTTGCGCGGGGCCCTGGATACCGCCCTGAATGCCCATGGCGTTCAAGTTGAACGGTTTTACCAACGTTCGATCATGTCCGGTTTCCACGCGTTCTATTCGCTTGGCGGTTTTCTACTGGGGATGGCGTGCAGTTGGTTGACCGGTTTTTACACCGACAGCGTGCAAGTGCCTTTTACCGTGTTGGGCATTGCGATGCTGATTGTCGGCTGTGTCTTCAGCCGGTGGCTGCTGGGCAAGCATGACGTTCCCCTGGCGTCATCTGGCGATTGGCAAACAGGCGCCCGGTCGCCTGATGACATCGATAACGGGCCATCGGCAAAAACGCTTCTGGTGATGATTGCACTTGGCGTCCTGCTGCTGGGCAGCATGATGGGAGAGAATGCGATCGCCGACTGGGGTCAGGAATATATCCGTCGCGAGTTCTCGGCAACCACGTCGACCGCGGGCATGGCAGTGTCCATTTTCGTTGGCGCGGCCTTTGTCGGGCGTTTGTTCGGCGACCGGCTGGCGGCCGCCTTTGGTAACGCTCAAGTCGTTTTCGGATGCGGTACGGTGTGTGTACTGGGTATGACCCTTACCATCGTCGGCGGCACGGCCGTTACCGGCATTCTCGGTTTCGCACTGTTTGGCCTGGGCCTTTCCTGCATTGCCCCGTTGATGATTTCCGCCGCAGGGCGCAGGGATTCGAAGCACGCAGGGCGCAACATTGGCATCGTCAACTGCATCGGCTTTTCCGGGATGCTCGTGGGGCCTGCTGCTATCACCGTGATTGTCAGTCATTTCGGCCTGGGCTCGCTGATGTTCTTCCCATTGATCATGCTGGGTCTGCTTGCGACGTTTGGTCCGCTGCTGATGAGAGCACCCAAAAAAGCTGTCGGTGTAAAACAGCCATCGACAACCAGTACCGATCTCTCTAAAACAAAAAACGTTTGA
- a CDS encoding Lrp/AsnC family transcriptional regulator: MDRIDRKILSELQKDGRLSVTELAERVGLSLSPCHRRVRALEESGVLLGYRAQLDPGALGLNFSAMVFATLREGDRRAVEAFETALVDIPQVVDAQRLFGEPDYLLHVITQDLPAFQRLYDESLSTLPNVQRLTSTLVMKRVVQDRPLPL, from the coding sequence ATGGACAGGATTGATCGAAAGATTCTTTCTGAGCTGCAAAAGGATGGTCGACTTTCAGTCACCGAACTCGCCGAGCGCGTGGGCCTGAGTCTTTCCCCTTGCCATCGTCGGGTTCGGGCACTGGAAGAGTCGGGGGTGTTGCTTGGCTATAGAGCGCAACTGGATCCTGGCGCATTGGGCCTGAATTTTTCCGCCATGGTATTTGCCACGTTGCGCGAGGGAGACAGGCGGGCTGTCGAGGCTTTCGAGACGGCACTCGTGGACATCCCGCAGGTGGTCGATGCCCAGAGGTTGTTTGGCGAACCGGACTACCTGCTTCACGTCATTACCCAAGACTTGCCGGCCTTTCAAAGGCTTTACGATGAGAGCCTTTCGACGTTGCCTAATGTTCAACGCCTGACCTCGACACTTGTGATGAAACGGGTCGTGCAGGATAGACCGCTGCCCCTATAG
- a CDS encoding alpha/beta fold hydrolase, which produces MQVSITHEDHWVNTPYGQVFARCWYPGNHGLAEPTAPIILFHDSLGCVELWRDFPSLLAKATNRQVVAYDRLGFGRSDPHPGDWSNDFIREEAQRYFPFVRSSLGIESFIAFGHSVGGAMATNCAALFPEHCLALVTESAQAFVEERTMCGIRIAKEQFQQPGQIERLQKYHGEKAQWVLNAWTQTWLSPTYTDWTVEKGLPTIQCPMLVIHGADDEFGSTLHPHRYASLARGKIEMLVISDCQHVPHRENTQSVIDAVCRLL; this is translated from the coding sequence ATGCAGGTTTCCATCACCCATGAAGATCATTGGGTTAACACACCGTATGGGCAGGTGTTCGCACGCTGCTGGTATCCGGGCAATCACGGGTTGGCCGAGCCTACAGCCCCCATCATTTTGTTCCATGACTCTCTCGGATGCGTGGAGCTATGGCGGGACTTCCCTTCCCTGCTCGCTAAGGCAACCAACAGGCAAGTCGTGGCTTACGACCGCTTAGGATTTGGTCGTTCAGACCCTCATCCCGGCGATTGGTCCAATGACTTCATTCGCGAGGAAGCACAGCGTTACTTCCCATTCGTGCGCTCAAGCCTGGGCATCGAAAGCTTTATCGCCTTCGGCCATAGCGTCGGCGGTGCCATGGCGACAAACTGCGCCGCATTGTTTCCCGAGCATTGCCTGGCCCTGGTGACCGAGTCTGCGCAAGCCTTTGTTGAAGAGCGGACAATGTGCGGTATCCGAATTGCCAAGGAACAGTTTCAACAGCCAGGACAGATCGAGCGTTTGCAGAAATACCACGGTGAAAAGGCTCAATGGGTATTGAATGCCTGGACACAGACCTGGCTTTCTCCCACCTACACAGACTGGACCGTCGAGAAGGGTCTCCCGACGATCCAGTGCCCTATGCTGGTCATCCATGGAGCAGACGATGAGTTCGGCTCGACGTTGCATCCCCACCGTTACGCCAGCCTGGCCCGCGGGAAGATCGAGATGCTTGTCATCAGCGATTGCCAACACGTTCCCCACAGGGAAAACACGCAGAGCGTCATTGATGCGGTTTGCCGTCTGCTGTAG
- a CDS encoding MFS transporter encodes MRTIDVSALIDGARFNTFHARVLFWCALIIIFDGYDLVIYGVVLPSLMAEWGLSSIQAGALGSCALVGMMLGALFFGSLSDRIGRRKTIMICVTLFSGVTALNGLAQSPEAFALCRFIAGLGIGGVMPNVVALMNEYAPKKSRSTLVALMFSGYSLGGMLSAGLGMAFIPLWGWQAVFYVALIPLLALPFLIRQLPESMEFLLRTGQTSRAQVLLMQAEPSYVPSAVDQLNRMVAKGTNVSITQLFREGRKLSTFMLWLAFFCCLLMVYALTSWLPKLMSAAGYGLNSSLAFLVALNLGAIIGAVAGGWLGDRVGIAKVLFVFFGCGALALSLLALKAPLPVLYLLIAIAGACTIGTQILANACTVQYYPPQIRATGLGWAMGVGRTGAIIGPLLGGVLHASSLPLQASFLIFALPGLIGAIAILVFVMENATGRQDTPSRQTVAQ; translated from the coding sequence ATGCGTACGATCGATGTATCGGCCCTGATTGACGGGGCTCGTTTCAATACCTTCCATGCGCGCGTACTGTTCTGGTGCGCACTGATCATCATCTTCGACGGCTACGACCTGGTCATCTATGGCGTGGTGTTGCCCTCGCTGATGGCCGAGTGGGGATTGAGTTCAATACAGGCGGGGGCGCTGGGCAGCTGTGCGCTGGTAGGCATGATGCTGGGGGCGCTGTTTTTCGGCTCACTGTCGGACCGCATCGGCAGACGTAAAACCATCATGATCTGCGTAACACTGTTCAGTGGTGTCACCGCGCTCAATGGCCTGGCGCAGAGCCCGGAAGCGTTTGCGTTATGCCGATTCATCGCCGGCCTGGGGATCGGTGGCGTAATGCCGAACGTGGTGGCACTGATGAACGAGTACGCGCCGAAAAAATCCCGCAGTACCTTGGTCGCCCTCATGTTCAGTGGCTATTCGCTAGGGGGCATGTTGTCCGCCGGCCTGGGCATGGCGTTTATTCCGCTCTGGGGATGGCAGGCAGTGTTCTATGTCGCCTTGATTCCGCTGTTGGCCTTGCCCTTTTTGATACGACAGCTACCCGAGTCGATGGAATTCCTGCTGCGTACCGGGCAGACGTCCAGGGCTCAAGTCTTGTTGATGCAGGCTGAACCCAGCTATGTGCCGAGCGCAGTCGATCAGTTGAACCGCATGGTCGCCAAAGGCACCAACGTGTCGATTACGCAGTTGTTCCGCGAGGGTCGCAAGCTGAGCACCTTCATGCTGTGGCTGGCGTTTTTCTGTTGCCTGCTGATGGTCTATGCATTGACCTCCTGGTTGCCAAAACTCATGAGTGCTGCCGGGTACGGCTTGAACTCGAGTCTGGCGTTTCTGGTGGCGCTGAACCTCGGTGCGATTATTGGAGCGGTAGCGGGTGGCTGGCTGGGTGATCGAGTCGGCATCGCCAAGGTTTTATTCGTCTTCTTCGGATGCGGGGCGTTGGCATTGAGCCTGCTGGCGCTTAAAGCGCCTTTGCCTGTGCTCTATCTACTGATCGCCATAGCGGGCGCATGCACCATCGGTACGCAAATCCTGGCCAACGCTTGTACCGTGCAGTATTACCCGCCGCAGATTCGCGCAACCGGACTCGGTTGGGCGATGGGCGTGGGGCGAACCGGCGCCATTATCGGCCCTCTACTGGGCGGAGTACTGCATGCCTCTTCACTGCCGCTGCAAGCGAGTTTCCTGATCTTTGCGCTACCGGGATTGATCGGTGCCATCGCGATCCTGGTCTTTGTGATGGAGAACGCCACGGGGCGCCAAGACACTCCGTCCAGGCAAACCGTTGCCCAGTAA